From Halalkalicoccus sp. CG83, one genomic window encodes:
- a CDS encoding PaaI family thioesterase, giving the protein MTDLSVDGSFLQSYIDEHHDFLSWLGTDVDALEKGRIVLSLPYDEKLTNARPGGSEDRPEINGGVAATLIDTAGGLALRTTLDDPLEGGVATINLNVNYLERATGDLTATGEVIRAGNSVGVGEVVVEGETDGESRRVATGHGSYRLFRSE; this is encoded by the coding sequence ATGACGGACCTCTCGGTCGACGGCTCGTTCCTCCAGTCGTACATCGACGAACACCACGACTTCCTCTCCTGGCTCGGCACCGACGTCGACGCCCTCGAGAAGGGCCGGATCGTCCTCTCGCTCCCGTACGACGAGAAGCTCACCAACGCCCGGCCCGGCGGGAGCGAGGACCGCCCGGAGATCAACGGCGGGGTCGCCGCGACGCTGATCGACACCGCCGGCGGACTCGCGCTGCGGACGACCCTCGACGACCCCCTCGAGGGCGGGGTGGCGACGATCAACCTCAACGTGAACTATCTCGAGCGCGCGACGGGCGACCTCACGGCGACCGGGGAGGTGATCCGTGCCGGGAACAGCGTCGGCGTCGGCGAGGTCGTCGTCGAGGGCGAGACCGACGGCGAGTCCCGACGAGTGGCTACCGGTCACGGGTCGTATCGACTGTTCAGAAGCGAGTGA
- a CDS encoding nicotinate phosphoribosyltransferase, whose protein sequence is MDGDAEDEDENPFDTLSPGAILDGTATDAYFDRTEATLEHAGRNPDVTVEVTADQFPTGEFEVFAGVEDVANLLSGLAVDVRAIEEGRLFDGGPVMRIEGPYLEFARYETSILGFLSQASAFATAALEVRRAAPDSQVLSFGARHLHPMLAPIVERTALVAGLDGFSHVAAGEVIGREAGGTMPHALIICYGRGNQEEAWRAFDEAVAADVPRVALCDTFSDEVDETLRAAETLGDDLDSVRIDTTSSRRGDFRQILREVRWALDERGHEDVGIFASGGLGPDDLRELRDVCEGFGVGSAITSADPIDFALDIVAIEGEPIAKRGKLAGVKEVYRTPDGGHHVGLAKREPPEKGEALLKPLIEDGEIVREFDIDASRERTRADAEDVR, encoded by the coding sequence ATGGACGGAGACGCCGAGGACGAAGACGAAAACCCGTTCGACACGCTCTCGCCGGGGGCGATTCTCGACGGCACGGCGACGGACGCCTACTTCGATCGCACCGAGGCGACGCTCGAACACGCCGGCCGCAACCCCGACGTGACGGTCGAGGTGACGGCCGACCAGTTCCCCACCGGCGAGTTCGAGGTGTTCGCGGGCGTCGAGGACGTCGCGAACCTGCTCTCCGGTCTCGCCGTTGACGTTCGTGCGATCGAGGAGGGACGGCTGTTCGACGGCGGGCCGGTGATGCGGATCGAGGGGCCGTATCTGGAGTTCGCCCGCTACGAGACGTCGATCCTCGGCTTCCTCTCGCAGGCGAGCGCGTTCGCCACCGCCGCGCTCGAGGTCCGCCGGGCCGCCCCCGACTCGCAGGTGCTCAGCTTCGGAGCGCGCCACCTCCACCCGATGCTCGCGCCGATCGTCGAGCGGACGGCGCTCGTAGCGGGCCTCGACGGCTTCTCCCACGTCGCCGCCGGCGAGGTGATCGGTCGAGAGGCCGGCGGAACGATGCCCCACGCGCTGATCATCTGCTACGGCCGGGGAAACCAGGAGGAGGCCTGGCGGGCCTTCGACGAGGCTGTCGCCGCCGACGTGCCGCGGGTCGCGCTCTGTGACACCTTCTCCGACGAGGTCGACGAGACGTTGCGTGCGGCCGAGACGCTCGGCGACGACCTCGACAGCGTGCGGATCGACACCACCTCCTCGCGACGCGGGGACTTCCGCCAGATCCTCCGGGAGGTGCGCTGGGCGCTCGACGAGCGGGGCCACGAGGACGTCGGGATCTTCGCGAGCGGTGGGCTCGGTCCCGACGACCTGCGCGAGCTTCGCGACGTCTGTGAGGGATTCGGGGTCGGCAGCGCGATCACCAGTGCCGATCCGATCGACTTCGCGCTCGACATCGTCGCCATCGAGGGCGAGCCGATCGCCAAACGCGGGAAGCTCGCGGGCGTGAAGGAGGTCTACCGGACGCCAGACGGCGGTCACCACGTCGGGCTGGCGAAGCGGGAGCCGCCCGAGAAGGGAGAGGCGCTGTTGAAGCCGTTGATCGAGGACGGCGAGATCGTCAGGGAGTTCGACATCGATGCGTCGAGAGAACGGACACGGGCGGACGCCGAGGACGTCCGCTGA
- a CDS encoding Hvo_1808 family surface protein: protein MRRPAVVSAVLFVAVTAAALGFVGPIAFGDPVEAQQGDEEADWREYDADDEFEIDEADGLNDEELEAVVSRAMVRVEEIRGIEFEERPPVTVITRSEFQEEYAGFGAEPTEEAAAFENAKYRALFLAGEDVNAAEARAENQGTSVMGFYEPSTGEIVLVAEGDQPRMNETILAHELYHAYQDERWGLANYDAATQDGRNAELGLIEGDAVYVETLYDRRCGEEWECLSPPGDGTEPGEADRPDRPANVGILLLDFQPYDDGPVFVESIHENEGWKGVDALYDVPPETAEQVISSGAYPDDDPREVGLDDDHGEAWERIEPDGRPDHDRLGMAAITTMFVHPLYEGDGEPVVAADDWFTTDPDEESPPYGALNYESEYATGWEGDRFHAYQHEDGATGYVWRIAWESPEDAERFLEGFDALIAYWGGERTASDTYAIEEGGYRGAYHVASEDDVVTVTHAPTVDALPEVYADAEPDSGDPVPEETDGEGEEGPTDELPGFGIAVAVVALLAATYLVARR, encoded by the coding sequence ATGCGTCGTCCTGCGGTGGTCTCGGCCGTTCTGTTCGTCGCCGTCACGGCCGCCGCGCTCGGGTTCGTCGGACCGATCGCGTTCGGCGACCCCGTCGAGGCCCAGCAGGGAGACGAGGAGGCCGACTGGCGCGAGTACGACGCCGACGACGAGTTCGAGATCGACGAGGCCGACGGGTTGAACGACGAGGAACTCGAGGCGGTCGTCTCGCGGGCGATGGTCCGTGTCGAGGAAATCAGGGGAATCGAGTTCGAGGAGCGCCCGCCGGTCACCGTGATCACGCGCAGCGAGTTCCAGGAGGAGTACGCCGGCTTCGGCGCCGAACCCACCGAGGAGGCCGCGGCCTTCGAGAACGCGAAGTACCGAGCGCTGTTCCTGGCGGGCGAGGACGTGAACGCGGCGGAGGCCAGAGCGGAGAACCAGGGCACCTCCGTCATGGGCTTCTACGAGCCCTCTACGGGCGAGATCGTCCTCGTCGCCGAGGGGGACCAGCCTCGGATGAACGAGACGATCCTCGCCCACGAGCTCTATCACGCCTACCAGGACGAACGCTGGGGGCTCGCGAACTACGACGCCGCGACCCAGGACGGCCGAAACGCCGAACTCGGGCTGATCGAGGGCGACGCGGTCTACGTCGAGACGCTCTACGACCGGCGGTGCGGCGAGGAGTGGGAGTGTCTGAGCCCGCCCGGTGACGGAACCGAACCCGGCGAGGCCGACCGGCCCGACCGGCCGGCGAACGTCGGCATCCTCCTGCTCGACTTCCAGCCCTACGACGACGGGCCGGTGTTCGTCGAGTCGATCCACGAGAACGAGGGATGGAAGGGGGTCGATGCCCTCTACGACGTCCCGCCCGAGACCGCAGAACAGGTGATCTCCTCGGGGGCCTACCCCGACGACGACCCCCGCGAGGTCGGGCTCGACGACGACCACGGTGAGGCGTGGGAGCGGATCGAACCCGACGGGCGGCCCGATCACGACCGGCTGGGGATGGCCGCGATCACCACCATGTTCGTCCATCCGCTCTACGAGGGAGACGGGGAGCCGGTCGTCGCCGCCGACGACTGGTTTACCACCGATCCCGACGAGGAATCGCCGCCCTACGGCGCGCTGAACTACGAGTCGGAGTACGCCACGGGCTGGGAGGGCGACCGATTCCACGCCTACCAGCACGAGGACGGCGCCACGGGCTACGTCTGGCGGATCGCCTGGGAGTCGCCCGAGGACGCCGAACGGTTCCTCGAGGGCTTCGACGCCCTGATCGCGTACTGGGGCGGCGAACGCACGGCGAGCGACACCTACGCGATCGAGGAGGGCGGCTACCGGGGCGCCTACCACGTCGCGAGCGAGGACGACGTCGTGACCGTCACCCACGCACCCACCGTCGACGCCCTCCCCGAGGTGTACGCGGACGCCGAACCCGATTCCGGCGATCCCGTCCCCGAGGAAACGGACGGCGAGGGCGAGGAGGGGCCGACGGACGAGCTACCCGGGTTCGGGATCGCGGTCGCGGTCGTCGCGCTGCTCGCGGCGACGTACCTCGTCGCTCGTCGCTAA
- a CDS encoding cysteine hydrolase family protein, whose product MRFDSDRTAVVVVDMQNGFCHPEGSLHAPASEEAIDSVRDVIEHAREADVQLVYTRDVHPPEQFEDAHYYDEFERWGEHVVEGSWEAGIVEELEPEEDDHVVEKHTYDAFYRTELEGWLRAHGIDDLLFCGTLANVCVFHTAGSAGLRDFRPVVVEDALGYLEEGHLEYAVEHSAWLFGEATTRAEIEFD is encoded by the coding sequence ATGCGATTCGATTCCGACCGGACGGCGGTCGTCGTCGTCGACATGCAGAACGGCTTCTGTCATCCGGAGGGGAGCCTCCACGCCCCCGCGAGCGAGGAGGCGATCGACTCGGTACGGGACGTGATCGAACACGCCCGCGAGGCCGACGTGCAGCTCGTCTACACGCGGGACGTCCACCCGCCCGAGCAGTTCGAGGACGCCCACTACTACGACGAGTTCGAGCGCTGGGGCGAGCACGTCGTCGAAGGCTCTTGGGAGGCGGGGATCGTCGAGGAGCTCGAACCCGAGGAGGACGACCACGTCGTCGAGAAACACACCTACGACGCGTTCTACCGCACCGAACTCGAGGGGTGGCTTCGCGCCCACGGAATCGACGACCTGTTGTTCTGTGGCACGCTCGCGAACGTCTGTGTCTTCCACACGGCGGGCAGCGCGGGGCTCCGAGACTTCCGACCCGTGGTGGTCGAGGACGCGCTGGGCTACCTCGAGGAGGGCCACCTCGAGTACGCGGTCGAGCACTCGGCGTGGCTGTTCGGTGAGGCCACGACCAGAGCGGAGATCGAGTTCGACTAG
- a CDS encoding heavy metal translocating P-type ATPase, with protein sequence MTTNGGDEPEVGRFSVPEMDCPSCGGKVESGLSRRAGVESVETHPASGRVVVRYDPAVTDREALIAAIEGTGYAVEGDADEGSSEPIRRSPRAIATALGGTILVVGLLLRFALPGVDAALFSILGRTYLLSHGLFVASAAIAGAPILRAGLYSARARSLDIDFLMGLGILGAVAAHHPFEGATLAVLYSVAELLERFSMERARRSLHELMELSPDTATVRRDGEERTIPTEEVAVGDVVVVRPGERLPMDGVVLEGESAVDQSPITGESVPVDKAEGEEVFAGTINESGYLEVQVTSEAGENTLSRIVDLVADAERKRTDREQFVDRFASVYTPAVVLAALLVAVVPPLVLGRAWDVWFLRGLTLLVISCPCAFVISTPVSVVSGITSAARSGVLIKAGTHLEAMGEVETIALDKTGTLTAGELAVTDVIPVGDRSEEELLRCAGAIERRSEHPIAAAIDERADGSGAAARAVAGFENLAGKGVRAELDGVAHYAGKPALFEELGFDLSGTRLRSDGGLCLEEGCREDCESLRDEVVARLEREGKTVVLVGTDERIEGVIGVADEIRPGAREAVSRLREQGIERVVMLTGDNEGTARTIAREVGVDEYRAELLPEEKLDAIEALEREGRVAMVGDGVNDAPALATASVGVAMGAAGTDTAIETADVALMADDLSRLPYLVRLSRTANGVIRSNIGGSLAVKAVLAAGAPFGLVTIVHAVVIGDMGMSLAVTGNAMRLARIEPEE encoded by the coding sequence ATGACCACCAACGGAGGCGACGAGCCCGAGGTGGGACGGTTCTCGGTCCCCGAAATGGACTGTCCCTCCTGTGGCGGCAAGGTGGAGTCCGGCCTCTCCCGGCGCGCCGGCGTCGAGTCCGTCGAGACCCACCCGGCGAGCGGCCGGGTCGTCGTCCGGTACGATCCGGCGGTGACCGACCGCGAGGCGCTGATCGCGGCGATCGAGGGGACCGGCTACGCCGTCGAGGGCGACGCGGACGAGGGCTCCTCGGAGCCCATCCGGCGGAGCCCGCGGGCGATCGCGACGGCGCTTGGAGGCACGATCCTCGTCGTCGGCCTCCTGCTTCGCTTCGCCCTCCCGGGAGTCGACGCCGCGCTGTTCTCGATCCTCGGCCGGACGTACCTGCTCTCGCACGGCCTGTTCGTCGCCAGCGCGGCGATCGCCGGAGCGCCGATCCTCCGGGCGGGTCTCTACTCCGCCCGGGCGCGCTCACTCGACATCGACTTCCTGATGGGGCTCGGCATCCTCGGCGCGGTGGCCGCTCACCACCCCTTCGAGGGGGCGACGCTCGCGGTCCTCTACAGCGTCGCCGAACTGCTCGAGCGGTTCTCGATGGAGCGTGCGCGCCGCTCGCTCCACGAACTGATGGAGCTCTCGCCCGACACGGCGACGGTCCGGCGCGACGGCGAGGAGCGAACGATCCCCACCGAGGAGGTCGCCGTCGGCGACGTCGTCGTCGTCCGGCCCGGCGAGCGCCTCCCCATGGACGGGGTCGTGCTTGAGGGCGAGAGCGCGGTCGACCAGTCGCCGATCACCGGCGAGAGCGTTCCCGTCGACAAGGCCGAGGGCGAGGAGGTGTTCGCGGGGACGATCAATGAATCGGGCTACCTCGAGGTGCAGGTGACGAGCGAGGCGGGCGAGAACACGCTCTCGCGGATCGTCGACCTCGTCGCCGACGCCGAGCGCAAGAGGACCGACCGCGAACAGTTCGTCGATCGGTTCGCGAGCGTCTACACGCCGGCGGTGGTCCTCGCGGCACTGCTCGTCGCCGTCGTACCGCCGCTCGTGCTCGGCCGGGCGTGGGACGTCTGGTTCCTCCGGGGGCTCACGCTGCTCGTGATCTCCTGTCCGTGTGCGTTCGTCATCTCGACGCCGGTCTCGGTGGTGTCGGGGATCACCAGCGCCGCGCGCAGCGGCGTGCTGATCAAGGCCGGCACCCACCTCGAGGCGATGGGCGAGGTCGAGACGATCGCGCTCGATAAGACGGGGACGCTCACCGCCGGCGAGCTCGCCGTGACCGACGTCATCCCGGTCGGCGACCGCAGCGAGGAGGAGCTGCTGCGGTGTGCGGGTGCGATCGAACGCCGGAGCGAACACCCGATCGCGGCGGCGATCGACGAACGCGCCGACGGGTCCGGCGCCGCCGCCCGAGCGGTCGCGGGCTTCGAGAACCTGGCCGGCAAGGGCGTGCGCGCGGAGCTCGACGGAGTCGCCCACTACGCCGGCAAGCCCGCGCTGTTCGAGGAGCTCGGCTTCGACCTCTCGGGAACGCGGCTTCGAAGCGACGGTGGCCTCTGTCTCGAGGAGGGCTGTCGCGAGGACTGCGAGAGCCTCCGCGACGAGGTCGTCGCCCGGCTCGAACGCGAGGGGAAGACGGTGGTGCTCGTGGGCACCGACGAGCGGATCGAGGGCGTGATCGGGGTCGCCGACGAGATCCGTCCCGGCGCGCGCGAGGCCGTCTCCCGGCTGCGCGAGCAGGGGATCGAGCGCGTGGTGATGCTCACCGGCGACAACGAGGGGACCGCCCGTACCATCGCCCGCGAGGTGGGCGTCGACGAGTACCGCGCGGAGCTGCTCCCCGAGGAGAAGCTCGACGCCATCGAGGCGCTCGAACGCGAGGGGCGCGTGGCGATGGTCGGCGACGGCGTCAACGACGCGCCCGCGCTGGCGACCGCGTCCGTCGGCGTGGCGATGGGCGCCGCCGGAACCGACACCGCCATCGAGACCGCCGACGTCGCGCTGATGGCCGACGACCTCTCGCGGCTCCCCTACCTGGTTCGGCTCTCCCGGACCGCCAACGGCGTCATCCGGAGCAACATTGGCGGGAGCCTCGCGGTGAAGGCCGTCCTCGCGGCGGGCGCGCCGTTCGGTCTCGTGACGATCGTCCACGCGGTCGTGATCGGCGACATGGGGATGAGCCTCGCGGTGACGGGCAACGCAATGCGTCTGGCCCGGATCGAACCCGAGGAGTAG
- a CDS encoding rhodanese-like domain-containing protein, producing MVEEISPEEVKQRIDDGDDVRIVDIRPESEYERGHIPGAVNIPMNRLPTEIDRHDWDGDVVVACPIGKSSVQAAKLIGSYEAVEDAGAVTSMAGGYEAWEYELEENE from the coding sequence ATGGTCGAGGAGATCTCCCCCGAGGAGGTAAAGCAGCGGATCGACGACGGCGACGACGTCCGGATCGTCGACATCCGGCCGGAGAGCGAGTACGAACGGGGACACATACCCGGCGCGGTCAACATCCCGATGAACCGGCTGCCGACGGAGATCGATCGACACGACTGGGACGGCGACGTGGTCGTCGCCTGCCCGATCGGCAAGAGCTCGGTTCAGGCCGCGAAGCTGATCGGCAGCTACGAGGCCGTCGAGGACGCGGGGGCGGTGACGAGCATGGCCGGCGGCTACGAGGCCTGGGAGTACGAACTCGAGGAGAACGAGTAG
- a CDS encoding dihydroorotase, translating to MFIRNATLADGRSVDVRVEGERIAAVGPGLSDDADDVGIDAEGKLLLPGAIDVHVHFREPGFPHKETWETGSLSAAAGGVTAVIDQPNTDPPTVDGASFDEKAALAERSYVDYGINGGVTPDWKPDELFSRPLFALGEVFLADSTGEMGIDAELFEEAVERAAGECVVTVHAEDATRFSEAVRERGEDDPDAWSAYRTAEAEAAAVERACEVAERSDAALHVAHTSTPEGIDAAKGAGATCEVTPHHLFLSREDLDELGTFGRMNPPLRSENRREGVFERVRDGTVDVVATDHAPHTREEKDAGIWDAPSGVPGVETMVPLLLAAAERGEFTRERVRDLVATNPARVFDLPRKGRIAEGMDADLALYDLDSPREIRGEELHSKAGWTPFEGREGIFPEWTMVRGKRVYENDEDSGAFGDPTGRNVRE from the coding sequence ATGTTCATCCGGAACGCGACGCTCGCGGACGGTCGGTCGGTCGACGTGCGGGTCGAGGGCGAGCGGATCGCCGCCGTCGGACCGGGGCTCTCTGACGACGCGGACGACGTCGGGATCGACGCCGAGGGAAAGCTGCTGTTGCCGGGCGCGATCGACGTCCACGTCCACTTCCGCGAACCCGGCTTCCCCCACAAGGAGACCTGGGAGACCGGCTCGCTCTCGGCCGCGGCGGGTGGCGTCACGGCCGTTATCGACCAGCCCAACACCGATCCGCCGACGGTCGACGGAGCGAGCTTCGACGAGAAGGCCGCCCTGGCCGAGAGGTCGTACGTCGACTACGGGATCAACGGCGGGGTCACGCCCGACTGGAAGCCCGACGAACTGTTCTCGCGCCCGCTGTTCGCGCTCGGGGAGGTCTTTCTCGCCGACTCGACGGGCGAGATGGGGATCGATGCCGAGCTGTTCGAGGAGGCGGTCGAGCGGGCCGCGGGCGAGTGCGTCGTGACCGTCCACGCCGAGGACGCGACCCGCTTCTCGGAGGCGGTTCGCGAACGCGGCGAGGACGATCCGGACGCCTGGAGCGCCTACCGGACCGCAGAGGCCGAGGCGGCGGCGGTCGAACGCGCCTGCGAGGTCGCGGAGCGAAGCGACGCCGCTCTCCACGTCGCCCACACCAGCACGCCAGAGGGGATCGACGCCGCGAAGGGGGCGGGCGCGACCTGCGAGGTCACCCCGCACCACCTGTTTCTCTCGCGCGAGGACCTCGACGAACTGGGGACGTTCGGCCGGATGAACCCCCCGCTCAGAAGCGAGAATCGGAGGGAAGGAGTGTTCGAACGGGTCCGCGACGGCACCGTGGACGTCGTCGCTACCGACCACGCGCCCCACACCCGCGAGGAGAAGGACGCGGGGATCTGGGACGCCCCCAGCGGCGTCCCCGGCGTCGAGACGATGGTGCCGCTGTTGCTCGCGGCCGCCGAGCGCGGCGAGTTCACCCGCGAGCGCGTTCGCGACCTGGTCGCGACGAACCCCGCACGAGTCTTCGACCTGCCGCGAAAGGGCCGGATCGCCGAGGGGATGGACGCCGACCTCGCGCTCTACGACCTCGACTCCCCGCGGGAGATCCGCGGCGAGGAGCTACACTCGAAGGCGGGATGGACGCCCTTCGAGGGCCGCGAAGGGATCTTTCCTGAGTGGACGATGGTCCGTGGAAAGCGGGTCTACGAGAACGACGAGGACAGCGGCGCGTTCGGCGACCCCACCGGCCGGAACGTCCGGGAGTAG
- a CDS encoding desampylase — MIEFDRASYDAIVEHAREGTSEEVCGVLGGEHGEERSHVETVHRARNVAETPETRYHIDPEQQLELIDGIEEAGRDVVGFYHSHPAGPTEPSETDADRATWPGFSYVIVALDGEPFVGAWRWNGENERFEGEIVRVVGDRR; from the coding sequence ATGATAGAGTTCGACCGGGCGAGCTACGACGCGATCGTCGAACACGCCCGCGAGGGGACGTCCGAGGAGGTCTGCGGCGTCCTCGGCGGCGAACACGGCGAGGAGCGCTCGCACGTCGAGACGGTCCACCGCGCGCGAAACGTCGCCGAGACCCCGGAGACGCGCTACCACATCGACCCCGAGCAGCAGCTCGAGCTGATCGACGGGATCGAGGAGGCGGGCCGAGACGTCGTCGGGTTCTACCACTCGCATCCCGCCGGCCCGACCGAGCCGAGCGAGACCGACGCCGATCGGGCGACGTGGCCGGGGTTCTCGTACGTGATCGTCGCGCTCGACGGCGAGCCGTTCGTCGGCGCGTGGCGCTGGAACGGCGAGAACGAGCGGTTCGAAGGGGAGATCGTTCGCGTCGTGGGTGACCGACGGTAG
- a CDS encoding 2-keto-4-pentenoate hydratase: MTLSDDAIGSLADRVHGAFRDARATTPPSASHELTIEDAYRVQRAAVERRGEPLAGYKLGFTNERVQNQVGVDRPAHGRLTADTVSDETSVGVDDFVSPRVEPEIAFVLESIEPPAEVHDVLAATRAVLPAIEVVDSRTGSWSPTPVDAIADNALAAGVRLGSTANAIAGTDLSMEAVQLRRNGELVETGVGANVLERPVRTVRWLANRRPLEEGALVLTGSLTPTVELAAGDVVEARFSTLGSVSIRAD, from the coding sequence GTGACCCTCTCTGACGACGCGATCGGGTCGCTCGCCGATCGCGTCCACGGAGCCTTCCGCGACGCCCGAGCGACGACGCCGCCCTCGGCGAGCCACGAGCTCACGATCGAGGACGCCTACCGGGTCCAGCGGGCGGCCGTCGAGCGTCGCGGGGAGCCGCTCGCGGGCTACAAGCTCGGCTTCACGAACGAGCGCGTTCAGAACCAGGTCGGCGTCGACCGACCCGCCCACGGCCGCCTCACGGCCGACACGGTCTCCGACGAGACGTCCGTCGGTGTCGACGACTTCGTCTCGCCGCGGGTGGAGCCGGAGATCGCGTTCGTCCTCGAGTCGATCGAACCGCCGGCCGAGGTCCACGACGTGCTGGCCGCGACGCGGGCGGTCCTGCCGGCGATCGAGGTCGTCGACAGCCGGACCGGGAGCTGGTCGCCGACGCCCGTGGACGCGATCGCCGACAACGCGCTGGCCGCGGGGGTGCGCCTCGGGTCGACGGCGAACGCGATCGCGGGAACCGACCTCTCGATGGAGGCCGTCCAGCTCCGGAGGAACGGCGAGCTCGTGGAGACGGGCGTCGGCGCGAACGTCCTCGAACGCCCCGTTCGGACGGTCCGCTGGCTCGCGAACCGTCGCCCCCTCGAGGAGGGTGCGCTCGTGCTCACCGGGTCGCTGACGCCGACGGTCGAGCTGGCTGCGGGCGACGTCGTCGAGGCTCGCTTCTCGACGCTCGGGAGCGTCTCGATTCGCGCCGACTAG
- a CDS encoding lipoate--protein ligase family protein, protein MRVLRGRAETRASDRQVTAEMLETAGERREPALRVWTPNRQIVFGRRESNEPGYEAAREAARERGFTPLERSVGGRAVAYTGSTLAFALALPIEDPRTGMNERYERASDRVQRALREVGAPVERGEPPDSFCPGRHSLSCRGKLVGIAQRVRSDSALVSGIVVVDGHEEIAAVLEPVYAALDSPFDPGSVGSVERAGGEADSHTVAREIESWLIGDREVRIERVDQVDRVDRKP, encoded by the coding sequence ATGCGCGTCCTGCGCGGTCGGGCCGAAACGCGAGCGTCGGACCGGCAGGTCACCGCGGAGATGCTCGAGACGGCGGGCGAGCGCCGCGAGCCCGCCCTGCGCGTGTGGACGCCCAACCGCCAGATCGTCTTCGGCCGGCGCGAGAGCAACGAACCGGGCTACGAGGCGGCCCGCGAGGCCGCCCGCGAACGAGGCTTCACCCCGCTCGAACGGAGCGTCGGTGGACGGGCGGTCGCCTACACGGGCTCGACGCTCGCGTTCGCGCTCGCGCTCCCGATCGAGGACCCCCGGACGGGGATGAACGAGCGCTACGAGCGCGCGAGCGACCGCGTCCAGCGCGCACTCCGGGAGGTCGGCGCGCCCGTCGAGCGCGGCGAGCCCCCGGACAGCTTCTGTCCCGGCCGTCACTCGCTCTCCTGTCGGGGAAAGCTGGTGGGGATCGCCCAGCGCGTCCGCTCGGATAGCGCGCTCGTCTCGGGGATCGTCGTCGTCGACGGCCACGAGGAGATCGCGGCCGTCCTCGAACCGGTCTACGCGGCGCTCGACTCGCCGTTCGATCCCGGGTCGGTCGGCAGCGTCGAACGCGCGGGCGGGGAGGCAGACTCCCACACGGTGGCTCGCGAGATCGAGTCGTGGCTGATCGGCGACCGGGAGGTGCGGATCGAACGGGTCGACCAAGTCGACCGTGTCGACCGAAAGCCGTAG
- a CDS encoding TIGR00296 family protein: MSEAQSVSLSYEDGVRAVELARESIESYVLHGQREQPGSMRDAFYQRTGALVRIESTRGRGSLRGCAGAYQTNDQLGHAIVDAAISAASDDSCGSEVRAAELDTVGVSTCIVRSLVLTDDPLSDLELGRHGVAVDAGDESGWLYPTIPVENGWSAHEYLDRTCRKAGLPPNAWQDDDVMVVLFDGEVFREREPKGSIEHLG; encoded by the coding sequence ATGTCCGAGGCGCAAAGCGTGAGCCTTAGTTATGAGGACGGCGTTCGGGCCGTCGAACTGGCTCGCGAGTCGATCGAGTCGTACGTTCTGCACGGTCAACGAGAACAGCCCGGGAGCATGCGCGATGCGTTCTACCAGCGAACGGGAGCGCTGGTACGCATCGAGTCCACCCGTGGCCGGGGGAGCCTGCGGGGCTGTGCCGGCGCCTACCAGACCAACGACCAGTTGGGACACGCGATCGTCGACGCCGCCATCAGCGCCGCGAGCGACGACTCCTGTGGCTCGGAGGTACGTGCGGCCGAACTCGACACCGTCGGCGTCTCGACCTGTATCGTCCGCAGCCTGGTCCTCACCGACGACCCGCTCTCGGACCTCGAACTCGGCAGACACGGCGTGGCCGTCGATGCCGGCGACGAGAGCGGCTGGCTCTACCCGACGATCCCCGTCGAGAACGGCTGGAGCGCCCACGAGTACCTCGATCGAACCTGCCGGAAGGCCGGCCTACCGCCGAACGCCTGGCAAGACGACGACGTCATGGTCGTGCTGTTCGACGGCGAGGTGTTCCGCGAGCGCGAGCCCAAGGGCTCGATCGAACACCTCGGATAA